A region from the Sulfitobacter sp. D7 genome encodes:
- a CDS encoding serine protease, with translation MKRILRAPVAIFLALSLSWASLARAQSAEDIVWVQIEAQPSLAEATDRARAYETLLDDVNGFSLGGGWYGIAVGPYRREDAELVLRSYVRDGLVPRDSFIQQSSRFQQQFWPVGDNVLETGVIDAPVGVDGGEPEEAAAGSTTPDVTTTPLDATTTEGEIEGETEGEIEVAEAEAETAPAPTPPEPDETPAEARRSERALSAQERKDLQIALQWAGFYDAAIDGAFGRGTRASMGAWQAANGYDQTGVLTTRQRAALIAQYNAVLDGLGLQMVRDEKAGIEVMMPTAEVEFARYEPPFAHYDTSGNIGARVLLISQPGNQDTLYGLYDIMQTLEIVPLDGPRERKRNSFELIGENGSIISQTQVSLENGQIKGFTLIWPAGDEDRRRRVVAEMSKSLTRLPGVLDAAAGNSDAQAIDLVAGLQIRQPKIARSGFFIDDNGAVVTTSEVVASCSRVTLDADTDATVVATDAARGLALLKPESRLAPLAVAEFSNGAPRLQSEISVAGYSYEGVLSAATLTFGALSDLKGLNGDENLKRLSVNAQPGDAGGPVFDENGHVVGMLLPQTEADRKLPEDVSFALDGSVILKAAQDAGLDSKQAQGATGPIAPRDLTLRAQGITVLVSCWE, from the coding sequence ATGAAGCGAATTCTACGTGCCCCGGTGGCGATCTTCTTGGCCCTGAGCCTGTCTTGGGCCAGCCTTGCGCGGGCGCAATCGGCGGAGGATATCGTTTGGGTCCAGATCGAGGCGCAGCCCTCATTGGCCGAAGCCACCGATCGCGCGCGCGCCTATGAGACCCTGTTGGATGACGTGAATGGCTTTTCCCTTGGCGGCGGTTGGTACGGCATCGCCGTGGGCCCCTACCGGCGCGAAGATGCGGAACTGGTGCTGCGCAGCTATGTGCGCGACGGTCTGGTGCCGCGTGACAGCTTCATCCAGCAGTCCAGCCGTTTCCAGCAGCAGTTCTGGCCCGTGGGCGACAACGTTCTGGAAACCGGCGTGATCGATGCCCCCGTGGGTGTGGATGGCGGTGAGCCAGAGGAAGCCGCAGCGGGCAGCACCACCCCCGATGTCACCACAACCCCGCTCGACGCGACAACGACCGAAGGCGAGATTGAAGGCGAGACTGAGGGCGAGATTGAAGTCGCTGAGGCAGAGGCCGAAACCGCTCCGGCCCCCACCCCGCCAGAGCCGGATGAAACCCCGGCAGAGGCGCGCCGTTCGGAACGCGCCCTCTCGGCGCAAGAGCGCAAAGACCTGCAAATCGCGCTGCAATGGGCCGGTTTTTACGACGCCGCGATTGATGGTGCCTTTGGCCGGGGCACCCGCGCCTCTATGGGGGCGTGGCAGGCGGCGAACGGATATGACCAGACTGGCGTGCTGACCACCCGACAGCGTGCCGCGCTGATCGCACAGTATAATGCCGTCCTTGATGGTTTGGGCCTGCAAATGGTGCGCGATGAGAAAGCCGGGATTGAGGTTATGATGCCCACGGCTGAGGTCGAATTTGCCCGCTACGAGCCGCCCTTCGCCCATTACGACACCAGCGGCAACATCGGCGCACGGGTGCTGTTGATCAGCCAGCCCGGCAACCAAGATACGCTCTACGGTCTCTATGACATCATGCAAACGCTTGAGATCGTCCCCTTGGATGGCCCCCGCGAACGCAAGCGCAACTCCTTTGAGTTGATCGGGGAGAACGGCAGCATCATCAGCCAGACGCAGGTCTCGCTGGAGAACGGTCAGATCAAAGGGTTCACCCTGATCTGGCCCGCCGGGGACGAAGACCGCCGCCGCCGCGTGGTGGCTGAGATGTCCAAAAGCCTGACCCGCCTGCCCGGCGTGTTGGACGCCGCCGCAGGCAACAGCGACGCGCAGGCGATTGATCTGGTCGCGGGTCTGCAAATCCGCCAGCCCAAGATCGCCCGCAGCGGCTTTTTCATCGACGACAACGGCGCGGTTGTCACCACCAGCGAAGTGGTCGCCTCTTGCTCCCGTGTAACACTGGACGCGGATACCGATGCCACAGTGGTCGCCACGGATGCGGCACGCGGCCTTGCGCTGCTCAAGCCTGAAAGCCGCCTCGCCCCGCTGGCCGTGGCCGAATTCAGCAACGGTGCGCCACGTCTGCAATCGGAAATCTCTGTCGCAGGCTACTCCTACGAAGGGGTGCTGAGTGCTGCGACCCTGACCTTTGGCGCGCTGTCGGACCTCAAGGGGCTGAACGGGGATGAAAACCTCAAACGCCTGTCGGTCAACGCCCAGCCCGGTGATGCCGGGGGGCCGGTCTTTGACGAGAATGGTCATGTGGTGGGCATGTTGCTCCCCCAGACGGAGGCGGACCGCAAACTGCCCGAAGACGTGAGCTTTGCCCTTGATGGTAGTGTGATCCTCAAGGCGGCACAGGACGCAGGGCTGGACAGCAAGCAGGCGCAGGGGGCCACGGGCCCGATCGCGCCGCGCGATCTGACGCTGCGTGCGCAGGGCATCACGGTCTTGGTCAGCTGCTGGGAATAA